Proteins from one Cryptomeria japonica chromosome 4, Sugi_1.0, whole genome shotgun sequence genomic window:
- the LOC131077516 gene encoding acidic endochitinase-like, which produces MESPRMSVRVRGAAITCVIALLWRGASAANISIYWGKNHWERSLANTFASDRLKIMMLSYLRDFSNGQTPVLNLADHCYPPSGGCKSLSADIESCQSNGVKVFLSIRGWPNFSNYSLGAIEDAQNLTNYLWENFLGGQLDSRPLGDAVLDGIYFDIRTTT; this is translated from the coding sequence ATGGAGAGTCCTAGAATGAGTGTGAGAGTGAGAGGGGCCGCGATTACCTGTGTTATTGCTCTGTTGTGGAGAGGGGCATCTGCGGCAAACATAAGTATATACTGGGGTAAGAATCACTGGGAACGTTCCCTTGCCAACACCTTTGCAAGTGACAGACTCAAAATTATGATGCTCAGCTATCTAAGAGACTTCAGCAATGGGCAGACGCCGGTGCTCAACCTTGCAGACCATTGCTATCCCCCCTCGGGAGGATGCAAATCACTGAGTGCTGATATTGAGTCCTGCCAGTCCAATGGTGTAAAGGTGTTTTTATCTATCAGAGGATGGCCCAATTTCTCAAACTATTCACTCGGCGCCATAGAGGATGCTCAGAACCTGACCAATTATCTGTGGGAGAACTTCCTTGGAGGGCAATTAGACTCTAGGCCTCTGGGAGATGCTGTTTTGGACGGCATATATTTTGATATCAGAACGACGACGTAG